In Bos indicus x Bos taurus breed Angus x Brahman F1 hybrid chromosome 23, Bos_hybrid_MaternalHap_v2.0, whole genome shotgun sequence, a single genomic region encodes these proteins:
- the DAXX gene encoding death domain-associated protein 6, producing MATANSIIVLDDDEEDEAAAQPGPSHPPPNPASPKAEAPGSSQPHGAGGSSSSGGKKCYKLENEKLFEEFLALCKTQTADHPEVVPFLYNRQQRAHPLFLASAEFCNILSRVLSRAQNRPAKLYVYINELCTVLKAHSAKKKLNLAPAATTSSEPSGNNPPTDPSSDPNAETTASEAPRTHGSRRQIQRLEQLLALYVAEIRRLQEKELDLSEMDDPDSTYLQEARLKRKLIRLFGRLCELKDCSSLTGRVIEQRIPYRGTRYPEVNRRIERLINKPGPDTFPDYGDVLRAVEKAAARHSLGLPRQQLQLMAQDAFRDVGIRLQERRHLDLIYNFGCHLTDDYRPGIDPALSDPVLARRLRENRSLAMSRLDEVISKYAMMQDRNEESERQKRRARLPQATSSHSEDTPKSSLDSGEGPSGMASQECPTTSKAEIDDEEDEESEEEEEEEEEEDEEEDEEEDEEDEEEEDEATDSEEEEDLEQMKEGQGDDEEEEEEAEKDGDKSPVSPLPISTEKNLEPHKGKNGSSEEQQNKRLTESPSSLAEEPPAPSSVVAESREEHLEELPLEEESPMSQLFELEIEALPLDTTPSPEERDVSSSKKSEDLLTTVLENGAAMVTSTSFNGGVSPHTWGDSSPPRKKSRKEKQTEAGPLGKSHVEMQRAVQKNGQKTHTLPSPPSPLASMAPVADSSTRVDSPSHGLVTSSLCSPLPTRLSHTPQSQPSRPGTYKMSVATQCDPEEIIVLSDSD from the exons ATGGCCACCGCTAACAGCATCATCGTGCTGGATGATGATGAAGAAGATGAAGCAGCTGCTCAACCAGggccctcccacccaccccctaaTCCGGCCTCACCCAAGGCAGAAGCCCCTGGCTCCTCTCAGCCCcatggggctggaggaagcagtaGTTCTGGCGGCAAGAAATGCTACAAGTTGGAGAATGAGAAGCTGTTTGAAGAG TTCCTTGCACTGTGTAAGACGCAGACGGCGGATCACCCTGAGGTGGTCCCGTTCCTCTATAACCGGCAGCAGCGGGCCCACCCTCTGTTTTTGGCCTCGGCGGAGTTCTGCAACATCCTCTCTCGGGTCCTCTCTCGGGCCCAGAACCGGCCAGCTAAGCTCTATGTCTACATTAATGAGCTCTGCACGGTTCTCAAGGCCCACTCAGCCAAGAAGAAGCTGAACCTGGCCCCTGCTGCCACCACCTCTAGTGAGCCCTCTGGGAATAACCCTCCCACAGACCCCTCCTCGGACCCAAATGCTGAGACCACTGCCTCTGAGGCCCCAAGGACCCATGGTTCCCGGCGGCAGATCCAGCGCTTGGAGCAGCTGCTGGCACTGTATGTGGCAGAGATCCGGCGGCTGCAAGAAAAGGAGTTGGATCTCTCAGAAATGGATGACCCAGACTCCACTTACCTGCAGGAAGCAAGGTTGAAGCGTAAGCTGATCCGTCTCTTTGGACGGCTGTGTGAGCTGAAAGACTGCTCTTCACTGACAGGCCGGGTCATAGAGCAGCGCATCCCCTACCGTGGTACCCGCTACCCAGAGGTCAATAGGCGCATTGAGCGGCTCATCAACAAGCCAGGGCCTGATACCTTCCCTGACTATGGAGATGTACTGCGCGCCGTAGAGAAGGCAGCTGCTCGGCACAGCCTTGGCCTCCCCCGACAGCAGCTCCAGCTCATGGCTCAGGATGCCTTCCGAGATGTGGGCATCAGGTTACAGGAGCGTCGCCACCTGGATCTCATCTACAACTTTGGCTGTCACCTCACAGATGACTATAGGCCAG GCATTGATCCCGCACTGTCAGATCCTGTCCTGGCCCGGCGCCTGCGGGAGAACCGAAGCTTGGCTATGAGCCGGCTGGATGAGGTCATCTCCAAGTATGCGATGATGCAAGACAGGAATGAGGAGAGtgagagacagaagagaagagcCCGGCTCCCCCAGGCCACCTCTTCCCACTCTGAAGATACCCCCAAATCCTCGTTGGATTCTGGTGAG GGCCCTAGTGGGATGGCATCCCAGGAGTGTCCTACCACTTCCAAGGCTGAGATCGATGATGAAgaagatgaggaaagtgaagaggaggaggaagaggaagaggaggaagatgaggaggaagaCGAGGAGGAAGACGaggaagatgaggaggaagaagatgagGCCACAGATTCCGAAGAAGAGGAGGATCTGGAACAGATGAAGGAAGGTCAGGGGGAcgatgaagaggaggaggaggaagcag agaaggaTGGAGATAAGAGCCCCGTATCCCCACTACCGATCTCCACTGAAAAGAACCTGGAACCTCATAAAGGGAAAAATGGGTCTTCAGAGGAGCAGCAAAACAAAAGACTCACAGAGTCACCATCTTCACTGGCAGAAGAGCCCCCGGCCCCCTCCAGTGTAGTTGCTGAAAGCAGGGAAGAGCACCTCGAGGAGCTGCCCCTGGAGGAAGAGAGCCCTATGTCTCAGCTCTTTGAGCTAGAGATTGAAGCCTTGCCCCTGGATACGACCCCTTCCCCTGAGGAGAGGGACGTTTCCTCTTCCAAGAAATCAGAGGACCTCCTCACCACTGTGTTGGAGAATGGGGCCGCCATGGTCACCTCCACTTCCTTCAATGGAGGCGTCTCTCCTCACACTTGGGGGGATTCCAGTCCCCCCCGCAAGAAATCTCGGAAAGAGAAGCAAACAGAAGCTGGGCCATTAGGAAAGAG CCATGTGGAAATGCAAAGGGCAGTACAGAAGAACGGGCAGAAGACACATACCCTGCCCAGCCCACCTTCCCCCTTGGCTTCTATGGCTCCAGTTGCTGATTCCTCAACAAGGGTGGACTCTCCTAGCCATGGCTTGGTGACCAGCTCCCTCTGTAGCCCACTTCCAACCCGGTTGTCCCACACTCCCCAGTCACAACCCTCCAGGCCTGGTACTTATAAG ATGAGTGTGGCGACACAGTGTGATCCCGAGGAGATCATCGTGCTCTCAGACTCTGATTAa